A genomic stretch from Candidatus Hydrogenisulfobacillus filiaventi includes:
- a CDS encoding NTP_transf_3 domain-containing protein, with amino-acid sequence MHALILAGQPNRGRLREAFPAVAWEALIPVAGRPLVDYVVDALAATPGVDRLWAVGPVPERPGLTVLPAADNLWDNLRRGLEAVLAHDPGAPALLIATADLPFLTPAVVSRFLEAAPVGMDVVYPIVPRAAVEAAYPGVQRTWVRMADGVFTGGNLFLVRPQALLAVEGTARALLGHRKDPWKLARDLGPGLLWGLVTGRLRIAAVEARVAARWGIRGRAVILEEPAIGVDVDKPGDLSLAARLLEVAAAGPEAGSGR; translated from the coding sequence GTGCACGCCCTGATTCTGGCCGGCCAACCCAACCGGGGCCGGCTGCGGGAGGCCTTTCCGGCTGTGGCGTGGGAGGCACTCATCCCCGTGGCCGGCCGCCCCCTGGTGGACTATGTGGTGGATGCCCTGGCCGCTACCCCCGGCGTCGACCGGCTGTGGGCGGTAGGGCCGGTTCCGGAACGCCCCGGCCTGACCGTGCTGCCGGCAGCAGACAACCTGTGGGATAACCTGCGCCGCGGGCTGGAGGCGGTGCTGGCCCACGACCCGGGTGCCCCGGCCCTGTTGATTGCGACCGCCGACCTGCCTTTCCTGACCCCGGCGGTGGTGAGCCGCTTTCTGGAGGCGGCCCCGGTGGGGATGGACGTGGTCTACCCCATTGTCCCGCGGGCGGCGGTGGAGGCTGCCTATCCCGGGGTGCAGCGCACCTGGGTGCGGATGGCGGACGGGGTCTTCACGGGGGGCAACCTGTTCCTGGTGCGGCCGCAGGCGCTACTGGCGGTGGAGGGGACCGCACGCGCCCTGCTTGGGCACCGCAAGGATCCCTGGAAACTGGCACGGGACCTCGGGCCCGGCCTGTTGTGGGGCCTGGTGACGGGCCGGCTGCGGATCGCCGCGGTGGAGGCCCGCGTGGCGGCCCGGTGGGGCATCCGCGGGCGGGCGGTCATCCTGGAGGAGCCGGCCATCGGGGTGGATGTCGACAAGCCGGGCGACCTCAGCCTGGCCGCGCGGCTGCTGGAGGTGGCGGCGGCCGGGCCGGAGGCCGGCAGCGGGCGCTGA